In a single window of the Papaver somniferum cultivar HN1 chromosome 8, ASM357369v1, whole genome shotgun sequence genome:
- the LOC113305671 gene encoding uncharacterized protein LOC113305671: protein MAKFLKEMCTVKREASVHIKAFLTQQVSSIISQKYPVKFKDPGCPTFTCVIGSQKRENALLDLGASVNILPFSVYEQLGLGEMKPTRITLQLTDRTVKIPRGIIKDVLVQVENFIYPVDFVILDTQPVSSQDINIPIILGRPFLATANAVIHCQTGLVEFSFGNQKISVNVSKALQAPPDPEHYESICMIDSLVENTFTTNSVSDPLEACLAHFGAYYDEDSHFEKINALLDSAPVMNYGKWQRKPEPLPPTIDKPLPSSVKAPTLELKPLPDTLKYVFLGNENTLPAIIASDLEPYQESRLDSVLREHKTAIGWTIAE, encoded by the coding sequence ATGGCCAAGTTCTTAAAAGAGATGTGCACTGTCAAGAGAGAAGCGAGTGTCCATATAAAGGCATTTTTGACCCAACAAGTTAGTTCCATAATCTCACAAAAGTACCCAGTCAAATTTAAAGATCCTGGTTGTCCTACTTTCACATGTGTTATAGGTAGCCAAAAGAGAGAAAATGCTCTTTTAGATCTTGGGGCTAGTGTGAATATTTTACCGTTCTCGGTATATGAACAACTTGGACTAGGTGAGATGAAACCAACTAGGATAACACTACAGTTAACCGATAGGACAGTCAAAATCCCACGTGGAATTATTAAAGACGTTTTGGTTCAGGTAGAAAACTTTATCTATCCAGTTGACTTTGTGattttagacactcaacctgtctcTAGTCAAGATATCAATATCCCAATCATCCTAGGTCGTCCATTTCTAGCAACTGCAAATGCAGTCATACATTGTCAAACTGGTCTAGTAGAATTTTCATTTGGGAATCAGAAAATCTCTGTGAACGTTTCTAAGGCGTTACAAGCCCCACCTGACCCCGAACACTATGAGTCTATATGCATGATTGATTCTCTAGTTGAGAATACCTTTACCACCAATAGTGTTAGCGATCCTTTAGAGGCATGCTTGGCCCACTTTGGAGcctactatgatgaggatagtcattttgaaaaaattaatgcgTTGTTAGATTCTGCGCCAGTAATGAATTATGGAAAATGGCAGCGTAAACCAGAACCTCTTCCGCCAACCATAGATAAACCCCTCCCATCATCAGTTAAGGCACCCACCCTTGAATTAAAGCCGCTACCAgatacactgaaatatgtatttctTGGTAATGAGAATACTCTTCCTGCCATAATTGCCTCTGACTTAGAGCCCTATCAGGAAAGTAGACTAGATAGTGTTCTCCGAGAGCACAAGACTGcaatagggtggactatagcagagtAG